A genome region from Bufo gargarizans isolate SCDJY-AF-19 chromosome 2, ASM1485885v1, whole genome shotgun sequence includes the following:
- the LOC122926109 gene encoding hepatitis A virus cellular receptor 1-like — protein MCWGRGVCSLSSCNNEILWTDGSKVTWRRSDKYQLNGDIEQGDVTLTIIGATMDDTGKYCCRVEVPGLFNDLKEQTDVNREHVEHEDVLNDPRVALVYVPKESTLLHPKVTHKEIEEASPTEVKRTSTPEEAVEETKSLTIIEIAEINYSLIIRVTIVFSLAFMPLLIYSCIMKVNKG, from the exons ATGTGCTGGGGGCGAGGCGTCTGTTCACTTTCTAGCTGTAACAATGAGATCCTCTGGACTGATGGCAGCAAAGTGACCTGGAGAAGATCTGACAAATACCAGCTAAATGGAGACATTGAACAGGGCGACGTGACCCTTACCATCATCGGGGCAACTATGGACGATACTGGAAAATACTGCTGCCGAGTGGAGGTTCCAGGACTCTTCAATGACCTAAAGGAGCAGACAGATGTGAACAGAG AGCATGTGGAACATGAAGATGTTCTGAATGATCCTAGGGTTGCTCTGGTTTATGTCCCTAAAGAATCTACACTGCTTCATCCTAAAGTCACTCACAAGGAAATTGAg GAAGCATCACCTACAGAGGTGAAGAGAACAAGCACCCCAGAAGAAGCTGTAGAGGAGACCAAGTCATTAACCATTATA GAGATTGCAGAGATAAATTACAGCCTCATTATAAGAGTGACCATTGTTTTTTCCCTCGCCTTCATGCCTCTGCTCATCTATTCAT GCATCATGAAGGTGAACAAAGGATAA